A single Triticum dicoccoides isolate Atlit2015 ecotype Zavitan chromosome 2A, WEW_v2.0, whole genome shotgun sequence DNA region contains:
- the LOC119353152 gene encoding uncharacterized protein LOC119353152: MEPAAKKWHGKGLLTRALLLGVAALALRLLYGAFVTVGGGWAPDPAVPSTAAVGRRTHAQAAAAAGSPEAWRSHGWRLAVEFHAEVLGRHLADGLLAPSSRAVCLGGAQQALALRELGVAGAVAVARRRSPPLAVAGDDRRLPFEPSSVDFVFAGRALDSSKRPADLAGEAARILRPEGHLVVLTSSAADAYSLRSLQALFPSLRLARSREINCPDASTLRELVFQKLQPTTASTSTENSANNCTIGDHKMELLSHAEPLILEEPLKPWLTLKRNIQNIKYLPELADISFKRRYVYVDLGSRSYGSSIGSWFRKQYPKQNHTFEVFAIEADPTFHPDYATRKGVTLLPYAAWVKNDTLSFEINGDPGKEDEAKASGRGMGRIRPTAGKKMSGKVRSVQAFDFAEWLKQTVSEQDYVVMKMDVEGTEFDLIPRLFDTGAICLVDEVFLECHYNRWQRCCPGERSPKYQNTYEECLELFSSLRESGVLVHQWF; the protein is encoded by the coding sequence ATGGAGCCGGCGGCGAAGAAGTGGCACGGGAAGGGGCTCCTGACGCGCGCGCTGCTCCTCGGCGTCGCCGCGCTCGCGCTGCGCCTGCTGTACGGGGCGTTCGTGACCGTGGGCGGCGGGTGGGCGCCCGACCCGGCCGTGCCGTCCACCGCGGCGGTCGGGAGGAGGACCCACGCGCAGGCCGCGGCGGCCGCCGGGTCGCCGGAGGCGTGGCGCAGCCACGGGTGGCGCCTGGCGGTGGAGTTCCACGCCGAGGTCCTCGGGCGGCACCTCGCCGACGGCCTCCTCGCGCCGTCCTCCCGCGCCGTGTGCCTCGGCGGGGCCCAGCAGGCGCTCGCGCTGCGGGAGCTCGGCGTGGCCGGGGCCGTCGCCGTCGCCAGGAGGCGCTCCCCGCCGCTCGCCGTCGCCGGGGACGACCGCCGCCTGCCGTTCGAGCCCTCCTCCGTCGACTTCGTCTTCGCAGGCCGCGCCCTCGACTCGTCCAAGCGCCCGGCCGACCTCGCCGGCGAGGCCGCGCGGATCTTGAGGCCGGAGGGCCACCTCGTCGTGCTCACCTCCAGCGCCGCCGACGCCTACAGCCTCCGCTCGCTTCAGGCGCTCTTCCCGTCGCTGCGGCTGGCCCGATCCCGCGAGATCAACTGCCCCGACGCGTCCACCCTCCGTGAACTGGTCTTCCAGAAGCTTCAGCCTACTACGGCGTCCACCTCCACTGAAAATTCAGCCAACAACTGCACAATTGGGGATCACAAGATGGAGCTCCTGTCGCACGCGGAGCCGCTGATCCTGGAAGAGCCTCTCAAGCCATGGCTGACGCTGAAGCGAAACATCCAGAACATCAAGTACCTTCCAGAGCTCGCCGACATCAGCTTCAAGCGCCGGTACGTGTACGTTGATCTCGGCTCGCGCAGCTACGGATCCAGCATCGGCAGCTGGTTCCGGAAGCAGTACCCCAAGCAGAACCACACCTTCGAGGTGTTCGCCATCGAGGCCGACCCGACGTTCCACCCTGATTACGCCACAAGGAAGGGGGTCACATTGCTTCCCTATGCCGCCTGGGTCAAGAATGACACGCTCAGCTTCGAGATCAATGGCGACcctgggaaggaggatgaggctaaGGCCAGTGGCCGTGGCATGGGGCGCATCCGCCCCACGGCCGGCAAGAAGATGTCCGGCAAGGTGCGCAGCGTGCAGGCATTTGATTTCGCCGAGTGGCTGAAGCAGACGGTATCGGAGCAGGACTACGTGGTGATGAAGATGGATGTGGAGGGGACTGAGTTTGACTTGATCCCGAGGCTCTTCGACACGGGCGCGATCTGCTTGGTCGACGAGGTGTTCCTCGAGTGCCATTACAACCGGTGGCAAAGGTGCTGCCCTGGCGAGCGGTCGCCCAAGTATCAGAACACATACGAGGAGTGCCTGGAGCTCTTCAGCTCGCTCCGGGAGAGCGGCGTTCTTGTGCATCAGTGGTTTTGA